In the Solibacillus sp. FSL K6-1523 genome, one interval contains:
- a CDS encoding flagellar FlbD family protein, which translates to MIEVTRLNGKAFTLNALYIETVEAFPDTTITLTTGSKYIVLENVEQVRQKVKTFYHHIQVLSNPHIRGEEDEE; encoded by the coding sequence ATGATCGAAGTTACGCGCCTTAATGGCAAAGCATTTACGTTAAATGCTTTATACATAGAAACAGTCGAAGCTTTTCCAGATACAACGATTACGCTAACGACTGGAAGTAAATATATTGTTTTAGAAAATGTAGAACAGGTACGTCAAAAGGTGAAAACCTTTTATCATCATATACAAGTATTATCAAACCCGCATATACGAGGTGAAGAAGATGAAGAATAA
- the fliQ gene encoding flagellar biosynthesis protein FliQ, which yields MTQEMVISIAETAIFTVIIVSGPLLLVALITGLAVSIFQATTSIQEQTLAFVPKIVAVLVSIILFGPFMISRMTDYFHSILNNLVRYIG from the coding sequence ATGACACAGGAAATGGTCATTTCAATTGCAGAAACCGCAATATTTACAGTGATAATTGTTTCAGGTCCATTGCTTCTAGTTGCACTAATTACTGGTTTAGCAGTGAGTATATTCCAAGCAACAACATCGATTCAAGAGCAAACATTAGCGTTTGTGCCGAAAATTGTTGCTGTATTAGTTTCAATTATATTATTTGGGCCATTTATGATTTCGAGAATGACAGATTATTTTCATAGTATTTTAAATAATTTAGTTCGATATATTGGGTGA
- a CDS encoding MotE family protein has translation MNFQRLHITRGKSGDFVAKKNTGNVNNLDEQMDLEKKPPGFFKKFVYLFLIPLMFTVAIILIVTTVTGTNVFKLAGNVTEKIPFMNKDEAEEIENSSLSGEKVVTLQAEIQEKEVQITQLQTQIEAAVTEKDELLVEQERLQIEIEKLQRDQEESQKEFKEILSTFEKMSAKTAAPILVQMSDTESLRIMSSMKPDTLSAIFTKMSPADAARYTELLSQQ, from the coding sequence ATGAACTTTCAACGATTGCATATTACAAGAGGGAAATCAGGTGATTTCGTGGCAAAAAAGAATACGGGAAATGTAAATAACCTAGATGAACAAATGGACTTAGAAAAAAAACCACCAGGCTTCTTTAAAAAGTTTGTGTATTTATTTTTAATTCCGTTAATGTTTACGGTGGCAATTATTTTAATTGTTACAACGGTTACGGGTACGAATGTATTTAAATTAGCTGGAAATGTGACTGAAAAAATTCCATTTATGAATAAAGATGAAGCTGAAGAAATTGAAAACAGCTCATTAAGTGGAGAAAAAGTCGTTACATTACAAGCAGAAATTCAAGAAAAAGAAGTTCAAATTACTCAATTACAAACGCAAATAGAAGCAGCTGTAACGGAGAAAGATGAATTATTAGTAGAGCAAGAACGTTTACAAATCGAAATTGAAAAATTACAGCGTGATCAGGAAGAGTCACAAAAAGAATTCAAAGAAATTTTATCAACTTTTGAAAAAATGTCTGCTAAAACTGCGGCACCAATATTAGTGCAAATGAGTGATACCGAATCGTTACGTATTATGTCTAGCATGAAACCAGATACGTTATCTGCTATTTTTACGAAAATGAGTCCAGCAGATGCAGCCCGTTATACGGAACTATTATCACAGCAATAG
- the fliL gene encoding flagellar basal body-associated protein FliL, whose translation MKNNKLLTIMLIILVTITLVGVIAVVLVTQLNKGPESSEPTIDDILVASVDIPELTTNLADGSFVRLELKIQTTSEKSAEELLKRDFQVKDIVIQELSEMEKVALEGKQGKVAFQNTIKSQINELLQEGEVTQVYFTSYIIP comes from the coding sequence ATGAAGAATAATAAATTGTTAACAATTATGCTAATCATTTTAGTAACAATTACACTCGTTGGGGTCATAGCTGTTGTACTTGTTACACAGCTGAATAAAGGCCCTGAATCAAGTGAGCCAACAATTGATGACATCCTTGTTGCATCAGTAGATATACCTGAACTTACGACGAATTTAGCAGATGGTAGTTTCGTTCGTTTAGAGTTAAAAATTCAAACTACGAGTGAAAAGTCTGCAGAAGAGTTATTAAAACGTGATTTCCAAGTGAAGGATATTGTCATTCAAGAATTATCTGAAATGGAAAAAGTAGCTTTAGAAGGTAAGCAAGGAAAAGTGGCATTCCAAAATACGATTAAATCGCAAATTAATGAACTGCTACAAGAAGGTGAAGTAACGCAAGTATACTTTACCTCATACATCATTCCGTAA
- a CDS encoding flagellar hook-basal body complex protein: MLRSMYAGISGLKNFQTKLDVIGNNIANVNTYGFKKERTIFKDLISQTQSGASGPSATRGGVNAIQVGLGSQLAAIDTIHNPGSMQTTARGLDLAISGDGFFMVGDANGLPDEEGIIQDPGYSNILYTRAGNFYMDRNGYLVNGDGKYLVGHASEQLSISEDGETIDGSEAEDQKLNNGLVDHEGNMSGEDGLDFAEEFSPIKIPTTAQSMTIGKDGTVEYVDYKGDLQYAGQLIISKFPNASGLQKEGGNYFQVTSNSGEPYSQVATVAGIGSVNAGFLEMSNVDLSEEFTEMIVAQRGFQSNSRIITTSDEILQELVNLKR, encoded by the coding sequence ATGTTACGTTCAATGTATGCAGGTATTTCAGGTCTTAAAAACTTCCAAACAAAGCTAGACGTTATTGGTAATAACATCGCCAACGTGAATACGTACGGTTTCAAAAAGGAACGCACAATTTTTAAAGATTTAATTTCACAAACACAATCAGGTGCATCAGGTCCATCAGCAACGCGCGGTGGTGTGAACGCAATTCAAGTTGGTTTAGGATCTCAATTAGCAGCAATTGACACAATTCATAACCCAGGTTCGATGCAAACGACAGCTCGTGGATTGGACTTAGCCATTTCAGGAGATGGCTTCTTCATGGTTGGAGATGCAAATGGATTGCCTGATGAAGAGGGAATCATTCAAGACCCTGGCTACTCAAATATCTTATATACTAGAGCAGGTAATTTCTACATGGACCGCAATGGTTATTTAGTAAACGGTGATGGGAAATATTTAGTTGGCCATGCTTCGGAGCAACTTTCAATTTCAGAAGATGGAGAAACAATTGATGGTAGTGAAGCAGAAGACCAAAAATTGAATAATGGTTTAGTTGATCATGAAGGAAATATGTCAGGTGAAGATGGATTAGATTTCGCAGAAGAATTTTCACCAATAAAAATCCCAACAACAGCACAATCAATGACAATTGGCAAAGATGGTACAGTAGAATATGTTGATTACAAAGGTGATTTACAATATGCGGGTCAATTAATCATTTCTAAGTTTCCAAATGCTTCAGGTTTACAAAAAGAGGGGGGGAACTACTTCCAAGTCACATCAAACTCTGGTGAACCTTATTCACAAGTTGCAACAGTAGCTGGTATCGGTTCTGTAAACGCTGGTTTCCTAGAAATGTCGAACGTTGACCTTTCAGAAGAATTCACTGAAATGATCGTTGCACAACGTGGTTTCCAATCAAACTCACGTATCATTACAACATCGGATGAAATTTTACAAGAACTTGTAAACTTAAAACGATAA
- a CDS encoding flagellar hook-length control protein FliK, whose protein sequence is MNIAMLQTMATTKVQGAPSPKQSDALATNKEQFGSVFQSILSSSNQPAKVEQNPTESMAEEMGSILSTDSLEELFEKLGIEMDEAGLFVFVGEAETPIAMDELLTLDNLSELLGMTEQQVIEIVEQLLGDAQQQTITDVWSLLEQAPAILSEVLAAIQGTQQKDVQLNELQPVVQLLKLAQLLGNKTDMTYQQEQQLSQLKDLMQSMLSQVQQVVNVNQQEAPKATFQQIIQQVTQQTVVKTEQETSTPVGLQQQQVSQVKTVTITLPAEKPAQSEALIKEIQNLMNRSQLSGQQGNMKLLLKLFPENLGQIRIELVQKDGMLTARLLASTALGKELIDNNINQLKAGLVAQNVQMERIDVAQSLQDPDRNARDQNFFNNFFRDQEREEAEENEDDNEEEKVSFSDLLSEEVQ, encoded by the coding sequence ATGAATATCGCTATGTTACAAACGATGGCAACAACTAAAGTGCAGGGTGCACCAAGTCCAAAGCAATCGGATGCACTAGCTACGAACAAGGAGCAGTTTGGAAGTGTCTTTCAATCGATTTTATCGAGCTCGAATCAACCTGCAAAAGTCGAACAAAATCCAACTGAATCTATGGCGGAAGAAATGGGCTCGATTCTTTCTACGGATAGTTTAGAAGAGCTATTTGAAAAATTAGGCATCGAAATGGATGAAGCGGGATTATTCGTTTTTGTTGGAGAAGCAGAAACACCTATCGCTATGGATGAACTATTAACGTTAGATAATTTATCAGAGTTGCTAGGAATGACAGAACAGCAAGTGATTGAAATTGTCGAGCAGTTATTAGGTGATGCTCAACAGCAAACGATTACAGATGTTTGGTCGTTACTTGAACAAGCACCTGCAATTTTAAGTGAAGTGTTGGCAGCAATCCAAGGGACTCAGCAAAAAGATGTACAATTGAATGAGTTACAACCAGTCGTCCAGTTGTTAAAATTGGCTCAGCTATTAGGAAATAAAACAGATATGACCTATCAGCAAGAACAACAGCTCAGTCAACTAAAAGACTTAATGCAGTCGATGTTGTCACAAGTCCAGCAAGTGGTAAATGTGAATCAACAAGAAGCACCGAAAGCGACATTCCAACAAATTATTCAGCAAGTAACACAGCAAACTGTTGTAAAGACTGAACAAGAAACATCCACACCAGTTGGATTGCAACAACAACAAGTATCACAAGTGAAAACTGTAACGATTACATTACCTGCTGAAAAACCTGCTCAATCTGAAGCGTTAATAAAAGAAATTCAAAACTTAATGAATCGTAGTCAGCTATCAGGTCAACAAGGAAATATGAAATTATTATTAAAGCTATTTCCAGAAAATCTTGGACAAATTCGTATTGAATTAGTTCAAAAAGATGGCATGTTGACGGCCCGATTATTAGCTTCGACAGCGTTAGGAAAAGAATTGATTGATAATAATATCAATCAATTGAAAGCTGGATTAGTTGCACAAAATGTCCAAATGGAACGAATTGATGTAGCGCAATCTTTACAGGATCCAGATCGTAATGCACGTGATCAAAACTTCTTCAATAACTTCTTCCGTGATCAAGAGCGGGAAGAGGCAGAAGAAAATGAGGATGACAACGAAGAAGAGAAAGTTTCGTTTAGTGATTTATTGAGCGAGGAGGTACAGTAA
- the fliR gene encoding flagellar biosynthetic protein FliR: MTELLPNISILLLIFARVSAFFVSVPLLSYRTIPPQVRIALALVLSWMMYYTFQIEPFEINGDYLLLVLKEVIIGLMLGLAASMVMSAVQIAGGFIDFQMGFAMANIIDPQTGAQSPLMGQFLNFIALLLLLAINGHHLILDGIFYSYQFMPMNQLFPNFGEEVTVMFIIKMFTAVFAIAFQMSAPIVATLFLVTLALGITGKTVPQMNIFVIGFPIKIAVGFLVLIVTMGVLVGVMKDLIELMILSLRDLMVILGGE, translated from the coding sequence ATGACGGAATTATTACCGAATATTTCAATCTTATTATTAATTTTTGCGCGTGTTTCTGCCTTTTTCGTATCAGTCCCTTTGCTTTCTTACCGAACAATTCCGCCGCAAGTTCGTATTGCTTTGGCGCTGGTCTTGTCGTGGATGATGTATTACACATTTCAAATAGAACCATTTGAAATAAATGGAGACTATTTATTATTAGTTTTAAAAGAAGTGATCATTGGTTTAATGCTCGGTCTTGCTGCTTCTATGGTCATGTCTGCTGTACAAATTGCAGGTGGGTTTATTGATTTCCAAATGGGATTTGCGATGGCTAATATTATAGACCCCCAAACAGGAGCGCAATCACCGTTAATGGGACAGTTTCTTAATTTCATTGCATTGCTATTGTTATTAGCAATCAATGGTCACCATTTAATTTTAGATGGAATTTTTTATAGTTATCAATTTATGCCGATGAATCAGTTATTCCCGAACTTTGGGGAAGAAGTGACCGTCATGTTTATTATTAAAATGTTTACTGCAGTATTTGCCATCGCATTTCAAATGTCAGCTCCAATAGTTGCAACCCTATTCTTAGTTACATTAGCATTAGGGATTACAGGTAAAACTGTACCTCAAATGAATATTTTCGTTATTGGTTTTCCTATTAAAATAGCTGTTGGTTTTCTTGTTTTAATTGTGACGATGGGTGTATTAGTCGGGGTAATGAAGGATTTAATCGAATTGATGATTTTATCTTTACGCGACTTAATGGTTATATTAGGTGGTGAATAG
- the fliY gene encoding flagellar motor switch phosphatase FliY, which yields MSDEMLSQEEIEALLRGETLEDIPANKNDEENENDGEINVDDHLDPMEQDALGEVGNISFGSSATALSALLGQKVDITTPSISMINRKRLEEEFPHPYVAVQVEYTIGLSGMNLLVIKQSDAAIIADLMLGGDGLNPKPELSEIQLSAVQEAMNQMMGSAATSMSTVFNQKVDISPPSIDLMNFSQNEGTDNIPDDDLLVKISFRLRIGELIDSNLMQLLPLNFSKKIVKSLMGEVDDSEAAATTVLDKPAPVAGPAPSMPQPVQQPAPPMPQPMQQQPYYEQPVAQQQPMYQQPMYAMPTQQQQPPVNVQQAQFTSFESANITQSEARNLNMLLDIPLQVTVELGRTKRSVKEILELSSGSIIELDKLAGEPVDILVNSRLIATGEVVVIDENFGVRITDILSQADRLNNLR from the coding sequence ATGAGTGATGAAATGCTCTCCCAAGAAGAAATTGAGGCTCTATTAAGGGGCGAGACATTGGAGGATATTCCTGCCAATAAGAACGATGAAGAAAATGAAAATGATGGTGAAATCAATGTAGATGACCACCTGGATCCAATGGAACAAGATGCATTAGGTGAGGTGGGCAATATCTCCTTTGGTAGTTCTGCTACTGCGTTATCCGCATTATTAGGACAAAAGGTAGATATCACAACGCCTAGTATTTCAATGATTAATCGCAAACGTTTGGAGGAGGAGTTCCCGCATCCATATGTTGCTGTACAAGTTGAATATACAATTGGCTTATCAGGTATGAATTTACTTGTCATAAAACAATCAGACGCTGCGATTATCGCAGACTTAATGTTAGGTGGCGATGGTTTAAATCCAAAGCCAGAACTTAGCGAAATACAATTAAGTGCTGTGCAAGAAGCGATGAACCAAATGATGGGTTCTGCTGCGACATCAATGTCGACAGTATTTAATCAAAAGGTGGATATTTCACCCCCTTCAATTGATTTGATGAATTTCTCTCAAAACGAAGGAACAGATAATATTCCAGATGATGATCTATTAGTTAAAATCTCATTCAGATTACGTATCGGTGAATTAATCGATTCGAACTTAATGCAACTATTACCTTTAAATTTTAGTAAAAAGATAGTAAAGTCATTAATGGGAGAGGTTGACGATTCAGAGGCAGCTGCAACAACTGTTTTGGATAAGCCTGCACCAGTTGCAGGGCCAGCACCATCAATGCCACAGCCTGTTCAACAACCAGCACCACCAATGCCACAACCTATGCAACAACAGCCGTACTATGAACAACCGGTAGCTCAGCAACAACCAATGTACCAACAACCGATGTATGCCATGCCTACACAGCAACAGCAGCCACCAGTAAATGTACAACAAGCACAGTTCACAAGTTTTGAGTCTGCGAATATTACACAATCTGAGGCACGTAATTTAAACATGCTATTAGATATACCTTTACAAGTGACGGTTGAACTTGGTCGTACAAAGCGTTCTGTAAAAGAAATTTTGGAATTATCAAGTGGGTCCATTATCGAGTTGGATAAACTTGCAGGTGAGCCAGTAGATATTCTAGTGAATAGTCGCTTAATTGCAACAGGTGAAGTGGTAGTAATTGATGAGAACTTTGGTGTTCGAATCACAGATATTTTAAGCCAAGCAGATCGCTTGAATAATTTACGATAG
- the fliP gene encoding flagellar type III secretion system pore protein FliP (The bacterial flagellar biogenesis protein FliP forms a type III secretion system (T3SS)-type pore required for flagellar assembly.) yields the protein MTDFLSVFSESDPSNVSTSVTLLVLLTVLSLAPSILILMTSFARIVIVLSFTRTALATNQMPPNQVIVGLALFLTFFIMAPTFQQVNDQAIQPLFDEEIGLEEAYERAALPFKEFMAKHTRQKDLQLFMEYNEAEYPETIEDIPLTMLVPAFALSEIKTAFQMGFMIFIPFLVIDMVVASTLMSMGMMMLPPVMISLPFKILLFILVDGWYLVMKSLLQSF from the coding sequence ATGACAGATTTTTTATCGGTCTTTTCTGAAAGCGATCCAAGTAATGTTTCCACATCTGTTACATTATTAGTACTTTTAACGGTACTATCATTAGCACCGAGTATTTTAATATTAATGACTTCGTTTGCACGGATCGTCATCGTATTGTCATTTACACGTACAGCGCTGGCGACCAATCAAATGCCTCCAAACCAAGTAATTGTTGGTTTAGCGCTGTTTTTAACGTTTTTTATTATGGCTCCTACGTTTCAGCAAGTAAACGACCAAGCGATACAACCGCTTTTTGATGAAGAAATTGGACTTGAAGAAGCGTATGAACGTGCAGCGCTACCATTTAAAGAATTTATGGCGAAGCATACAAGACAAAAAGATTTACAATTATTTATGGAATACAATGAAGCAGAATATCCAGAAACAATTGAAGATATTCCATTGACAATGCTTGTTCCTGCATTTGCTTTAAGTGAAATTAAAACTGCATTTCAAATGGGCTTTATGATTTTCATACCATTCTTAGTAATCGATATGGTTGTCGCAAGTACGCTTATGTCGATGGGTATGATGATGCTGCCTCCAGTAATGATTTCACTACCATTTAAAATTTTATTATTCATTTTAGTCGACGGTTGGTATTTAGTAATGAAATCTTTACTTCAAAGTTTTTAG
- a CDS encoding flagellar biosynthetic protein FliO, protein MLAKLSFRYWIVIGIIVMSLSIIPSSDGTFASVKFLDDCMENPKSCQEDNTSDDETEATDSSSVSMGFWEYIKILIALVFVLGLLLFVLKFLNKRNLSYQQNSVIRNIGGLSVGPQKSVQLVQISNKVYVLGIGEDIHLIKEISAPEDVEQLLAQYGDNQLNGSATPYIVELFKKFSKKNQPTNVTESPKFNEMFNERIDKIKQERSEELERWKEQENDKQ, encoded by the coding sequence ATGTTAGCAAAATTATCATTTCGATATTGGATAGTCATTGGAATTATCGTGATGTCCTTAAGCATCATACCAAGCTCGGATGGAACTTTTGCATCGGTTAAATTTTTGGACGATTGTATGGAAAACCCTAAAAGTTGCCAAGAAGACAATACTTCAGATGACGAAACAGAAGCTACTGACTCGTCATCTGTTAGTATGGGGTTCTGGGAATACATAAAAATATTAATAGCATTAGTATTCGTACTAGGGTTGTTATTATTTGTTTTAAAGTTTTTAAACAAACGTAATTTAAGCTATCAACAAAACTCAGTTATTCGTAATATCGGAGGGTTGTCGGTAGGACCGCAAAAGTCTGTTCAATTAGTGCAAATTAGTAATAAAGTTTATGTGTTAGGTATTGGTGAAGATATTCATTTAATTAAAGAAATTTCAGCACCTGAAGATGTTGAACAGTTGCTCGCTCAATATGGAGATAATCAGTTGAATGGGTCTGCTACACCATATATCGTAGAATTATTTAAAAAGTTTTCGAAAAAAAATCAACCAACAAATGTAACTGAAAGTCCAAAATTTAATGAAATGTTTAATGAACGTATTGATAAAATTAAACAGGAACGCAGTGAAGAGTTGGAACGTTGGAAAGAGCAGGAGAATGATAAGCAATGA
- a CDS encoding TIGR02530 family flagellar biosynthesis protein has protein sequence MNRINLQRIPYHPPLQSNVANLKTNPTKQSFIDHLNQASIEELKISKHASERIHERNIAISDSEWQEITEKVFEAREKGVNQPLVLMEQAALIVSAKNATVITALDRIEARQQLFTNIDGTIVL, from the coding sequence ATGAATCGTATAAATCTTCAACGTATACCGTATCATCCACCATTACAATCGAATGTTGCAAATTTAAAAACGAATCCAACAAAACAATCGTTTATTGATCATTTAAATCAAGCTTCAATAGAGGAATTGAAAATTAGCAAACATGCGTCCGAGCGAATACACGAACGTAATATTGCGATTTCAGATAGTGAATGGCAAGAGATTACAGAAAAAGTGTTTGAAGCGCGTGAAAAGGGAGTTAATCAACCGTTAGTTTTAATGGAGCAAGCAGCATTAATCGTTAGTGCGAAAAATGCTACGGTTATTACAGCGCTAGATCGCATAGAAGCAAGACAACAATTATTTACAAATATCGACGGTACGATTGTATTATAG
- the fliM gene encoding flagellar motor switch protein FliM yields the protein MAGDIMSQSEIDALLSAISTGEMSAADMKKEEETRKVKVYDFKRALRFSKDQIRSLTRIHENFARLLTTFFSAQLRSYVQITVASVDQIPFEEFVRSIPNMTLINVFEVPPLDGNILMEINPNIAYSMLDRLMGGAGSSHSNVDNLTEIETKIMTNLFERSFDNLREAWENIAEIDPMLVELEVNPQFLQMISPNETVVVISLNTIIGETTGMINICIPHVVLEPIVPNLSVRYWMQTNTKEISPEQTKMLETRVKQAKLPVVAELGNSDITIEDFLTMAIGDVIELDQKIKDPLLLKVGNLPKFTVQPGKLNKKMAIQIIDPLKGGDEDE from the coding sequence ATGGCAGGAGATATAATGTCTCAATCCGAAATCGATGCGTTGTTATCTGCAATATCGACCGGTGAGATGTCTGCAGCGGATATGAAAAAAGAAGAAGAAACACGCAAAGTAAAAGTGTATGATTTTAAGCGTGCTCTTCGATTTTCGAAAGACCAAATCCGAAGTTTGACCCGAATACACGAAAATTTTGCACGTTTATTAACGACATTCTTTTCAGCACAATTGAGAAGTTATGTTCAAATAACTGTTGCATCCGTAGACCAAATTCCGTTTGAAGAATTTGTTCGGTCAATCCCGAATATGACATTAATTAATGTATTTGAAGTGCCGCCATTAGATGGAAATATTTTAATGGAAATCAACCCTAATATCGCCTACTCAATGTTAGACCGATTAATGGGTGGAGCGGGTTCGAGTCATAGTAATGTCGATAACTTGACTGAAATTGAAACAAAAATCATGACGAATTTATTTGAACGTTCATTTGATAATCTACGTGAAGCATGGGAAAATATTGCTGAAATAGATCCAATGCTTGTTGAACTTGAGGTAAATCCACAGTTCCTACAAATGATTTCTCCAAATGAAACGGTTGTCGTTATTTCTTTAAATACGATTATCGGTGAAACAACAGGTATGATTAATATTTGTATTCCGCATGTTGTTTTAGAGCCAATCGTACCGAACTTATCTGTGCGTTATTGGATGCAAACGAATACGAAAGAAATTTCACCTGAACAAACGAAAATGCTTGAAACACGAGTGAAGCAAGCAAAGCTACCAGTCGTTGCGGAGTTAGGAAATTCGGATATTACAATTGAAGACTTCTTAACAATGGCGATAGGTGATGTCATTGAACTCGATCAAAAAATTAAAGACCCTCTTTTGTTAAAAGTAGGGAATTTACCGAAATTTACGGTTCAGCCAGGTAAATTAAATAAAAAAATGGCTATCCAAATTATCGACCCTTTGAAAGGAGGAGACGAAGATGAGTGA
- a CDS encoding response regulator, giving the protein MSKKILIVDDAAFMRMMIKDILTKNGFEVVGEAADGVQAIEKYNELRPDLVTMDITMPEMDGIAALKAIKGTDPSAIVIMCSAMGQQAMVIDAIQAGAKDFIVKPFQADRVIEAIQKALG; this is encoded by the coding sequence ATGTCTAAAAAGATTTTAATTGTTGACGATGCCGCGTTCATGCGCATGATGATCAAGGATATTTTAACGAAAAATGGTTTCGAGGTAGTTGGTGAAGCAGCGGATGGCGTTCAAGCAATCGAAAAATATAATGAGTTACGCCCAGATTTAGTAACGATGGATATTACAATGCCGGAAATGGATGGTATTGCTGCGTTAAAAGCGATTAAAGGCACGGATCCAAGTGCGATCGTTATTATGTGTTCTGCCATGGGCCAACAAGCAATGGTTATTGATGCAATTCAAGCAGGAGCAAAGGATTTCATCGTAAAGCCTTTCCAAGCAGACCGTGTAATTGAAGCGATTCAAAAAGCTTTAGGTTGA
- the flgD gene encoding flagellar hook assembly protein FlgD — MTNGISNEIKNDYYLPANDPNFKVTDKPANGDLGKDAFLKILITQLQNQDPTSPMDDKEFIAQMAQFSSLEQMQNMTKAMEGLLASQQQTQMMSYTSFIGKEVKWHELTDKLDENKKPIFNEGTGVIKELKFVDGDVVFILADGKEISPGNISSILGSGNEVTAPSNPMVEASNLIGENIQYKKDDQFIDAIIEAITVKNGIVEYILNDGTRLKRDDFTLVEQEDNTTDKDDTTDKKPSDDTQTDDPTV; from the coding sequence ATGACAAATGGTATTTCAAATGAGATTAAGAATGACTACTATTTACCCGCGAATGATCCGAACTTTAAAGTGACGGATAAACCGGCAAATGGTGATTTAGGGAAAGATGCCTTTTTAAAAATCTTAATTACCCAATTACAAAACCAAGATCCAACAAGCCCGATGGATGATAAAGAATTCATTGCTCAAATGGCGCAATTCTCTTCTTTAGAGCAAATGCAAAACATGACTAAGGCAATGGAAGGTTTATTAGCGTCGCAGCAACAAACCCAAATGATGAGCTATACATCATTTATTGGGAAAGAAGTGAAATGGCATGAATTAACAGATAAGCTTGATGAAAATAAAAAGCCAATTTTCAACGAAGGTACAGGTGTCATAAAAGAATTAAAATTCGTTGATGGCGATGTTGTGTTCATATTAGCTGATGGCAAGGAAATTTCACCAGGTAATATTTCTTCCATCTTAGGTAGTGGTAATGAAGTAACAGCACCGTCGAATCCAATGGTAGAAGCAAGTAATCTGATCGGCGAAAATATTCAATATAAAAAAGACGACCAGTTCATTGATGCCATTATTGAGGCGATTACAGTGAAAAATGGCATCGTTGAATATATTTTAAATGATGGTACAAGATTGAAGCGTGATGACTTTACACTTGTTGAGCAAGAAGATAACACGACTGATAAAGATGATACAACGGATAAAAAACCATCCGATGATACTCAAACGGATGACCCAACAGTATAA